Within the Bacillota bacterium genome, the region GCGCCAGCACTGGCAGAGCCTGCGCGACGGGCGCCCGACCACCGGCATACTGAAGGCCGCTCTCATCTCCTTTGCGGCGGCGGGCGCAGCGGCCGGGGGAGTGCGGGAGCAGGGAACGGCGCGCTCCATCCTCGCGTTTGCCAGCACCGTGCTGGGGGCCAACGCGTTGAACCAGCTGGACACGGCCCCGGGGCGGGCGCTGGGGGCCTACCTGGCCGGATTCGGCCTGGTGGGCCTGGCGTCGCCGCCAGAACGGCGGGCGTTGTGGCTTGCCGGGCTCCCGCTGGCCGCCGCTGCGCTGGGCTTCATGCCGTTCGACCGCAGGGGCGAGGTCATGCTGGGAGATGCCGGCGCCAACGCCCTGGGGGCTGCCCTGGGATGGGCCGCAGGGGAGAGTCTCTCGGTGCGGGGCCTCCTGGCGTGGACGGCCGCTCTGCTCGCCCTCAACGCCGCCCTCGACCGGTGGTCTTTGAGCCGTTTCCTCGACGGCCGCCTCGGCCGGCGGCAGGGCGGCATTCGGCTTCGCTTGAGGCAGGGACGAGCTCGGACCGAAGCGAAGATGCCCCTGCCCGGCTAGCCCCACCGCCGCTCCCGGCGCGCGGGCGTGCCGGGCGTGTGCCAGGAGGAGAGGCGGCGGCACGTTCTTGGGGCACCCGCGCGACCTGGAGGCCGTCTTTTCGAAGAAGGGCTTGCTTTCTCACGCCCTGGGCCGCCGCTTCGAGCGGCGGCCGCAGCAGGAGTGGATGGCGCGCCAGGTCGCACGCCGGCTCGAGGAAGGCGGCGTGGCGCTCGTCGAAGCCGGGACGGGCGTTGGCAAGTCGCTGGGATATCTCCTGCCGCTGCTGATCCACCTCTCCGAGGCCGGGCCTGCTACCAGGGCCGTCGTGGCCACCTACACCATTCACCTGCAGGAGCAGCTCAACACCCGGGAGCTTCCCGTTGCGCGGCAGGCGCTGGGGCGGGAGGTCCGCACCGCGGTGGCCAAAGGGTGGGGAAACTACCTCTGCCGGCTGAGGTTGCAGCGCCTTCGGGAGGGGCGCCACGGCTTCCTCGAAGGCATTGCCGGGGGGATCCCGGACGGCGCCGTCGAGGCGCTTTCCCGCTGGGAAGGGGAAACGCCCACGGGGAGTCTTTCGGATCTGCCACCGGAGGTGGGCCCTGACACCTGGGCGTTCGTCGCGGCCGACCCCGAGCGGTGCACGCGCCGCCGGTGCCCCTTCTACGAGAGCTGCTTCTACTTCGCAGCCAGGCGGCACACCTTCCAGGCCCAGCTCATCGTGGCCAACCAGCACCTCCTGATGGCCGACCTGGTGCTCCGCCGCCAGACCGACGCGGCCGACGCGGCCGTCCTTCCCTCCTTCGACTACCTGGTGGTGGACGAGGCCCACCACCTCGACGACGTGGCGGCCGCCCACCTTGGGTACGAGGTCGGGCGGGGCGCCCTCATCGGGCGGTTGCAGAGGCTGGCCAGGGGGAAGGCCGCGGGCCTCGCCGGCGCCGCTGCGGAGGCGCTGGCTGCCGCGGCCCGGCTCTTCGACTCGTTGAGCCGGGCCGCGCACGAGATGGGAAGCGAGGCAGGAGAGAGCGGCCGGACGCTTGCCCTCTCTCCCGGCGACGGAGAACGCCTGGTGCCGGAGGCCATCCTATCCCGGGCACTTGCAGCTCTGGAGCAGCTTGCCCGGTCCGCCGAGAGCGTGGCGGACCAGATTGAATCGCTCGACACAGGTGCAGAGGGCGAGGAGCGGGTCACCGAACTGCGTTCTCTCGCCCGGTGGGCCCTGGGCAACCGCGAAAAGATCGAGGCGCTTCTTGAAGCGGCCGACGAGGG harbors:
- a CDS encoding helicase C-terminal domain-containing protein, with translation MGHPRDLEAVFSKKGLLSHALGRRFERRPQQEWMARQVARRLEEGGVALVEAGTGVGKSLGYLLPLLIHLSEAGPATRAVVATYTIHLQEQLNTRELPVARQALGREVRTAVAKGWGNYLCRLRLQRLREGRHGFLEGIAGGIPDGAVEALSRWEGETPTGSLSDLPPEVGPDTWAFVAADPERCTRRRCPFYESCFYFAARRHTFQAQLIVANQHLLMADLVLRRQTDAADAAVLPSFDYLVVDEAHHLDDVAAAHLGYEVGRGALIGRLQRLARGKAAGLAGAAAEALAAAARLFDSLSRAAHEMGSEAGESGRTLALSPGDGERLVPEAILSRALAALEQLARSAESVADQIESLDTGAEGEERVTELRSLARWALGNREKIEALLEAADEGYVYWVETGPGREVTLKAAPLDVGPVLAGELLGTVRAAVLTSATLAGGGSFSSIRRRLGLPASPEGGIGKQDSPPRDGEDEGPQAPEVDKWGVLRAVIGSCGEPRVMTSEAGIVECVIPSPFDFRRQAMVALPSDLPEVDSPDFTRRLADLVADLSLALGGRLFALFTSYRTLAQTSSLLRTRLGGQALKLLCQGDRPRTQMLEAFRSSEGVGWVLLGTDSFWEGVDVPGAALSCVVLARLPFPVPDHPINRARAERLRQHGFNPFWEEALPRAVLKFRQGFGRLIRTQHDRGAVVVADRRLLTRPYRVRFLEALPRWSHLPNAWYGRSPHGSKPRRRDPGAGRRPGGTCPAAGPYRGRAAGAAPGARRAGARG